A portion of the Hydractinia symbiolongicarpus strain clone_291-10 chromosome 10, HSymV2.1, whole genome shotgun sequence genome contains these proteins:
- the LOC130613290 gene encoding nose resistant to fluoxetine protein 6-like — MAVPFKLALCICSFTFFMYYGSSQVIPQDSVWIKENDLIKGFVNSFQTFGTKKQLDKDNFMEYLTGFKEVDQFRRNLNNLKLSQKCESSLLDLFTPALKFIQANDTKGLIQWFLTKSELHYYIDAWAKPPSRLFVGNIAWLGAYDECKQISGSHYCLANTRVLNIPKIHGYFGTCTPKICSANDVHRLLQYIQPFFVGVIDFGGRNGSVPLPINCDDDSSTLPASTIVFITLTCFLAGLCFLGTFMEILQDCFTPDQLVPSPILVNVPDGEKEDDSSIQYQRFDSHIERTRGNAVTNFLISFSVIKNTKSILSTHVPTGVVGSLNGIRALSMTWVILGHIYYFGALSSVDNITIAEKISQRFSFQAIANAYVSVDSFFLLSGILVSYITLKKMDNCSGRLGLPMFYIHRFVRLTPSYMFAIFLYSSFYPHIVSGPLGIIVKHTEEPNCKKYWWTNLLYINNIYPSHMMTECLGWSWYLANDMQFYVISPIFLYVMYRFKFRGALLSTGIGILLCVVINGAVIGSKNLPALISESFSPKASPEQKSKTVTFADDVYIKPHTRIAPYLVGLLLGFILSRKIYITRKPHVSIAMFGWTIAFGIGMSVVYGPYTVFKTDGDSFNRTENIFYGTFSRLAWALALGWVIYACHNKMGGIINRFLSWKAWIPLARLTYGAYLLHPIILLFYYNSQENPFHFQDTTTIFLYISVVVMSYLCSFIMALLIDTPVYNVERSLTKYFAKRNENVI, encoded by the exons ATGGCTGTACCTTTTAAATTGGCTCTTTGCATTTGTTCCTTCACATTTTTTATGTACTATGGGTCTTCACAAGTCATACCTCAGGATTCCGTCTGGATAAAAGAAAATGATCTTATTAAAGGATTTGTAAATTCCTTTCAAACATTTGGGACCAAAAAGCAGCTTGACAAAGATAATTTTATGGAATATCTCACAGGTTTTAAGGAAGTAGACCAATTTCGGAGAAACTTAAACAACTTGAAGTTATCACAGAAGTGTGAGAGTTCCTTATTAGACCTTTTTACACCTGCATTGAAGTTTATACAAGCAAATGATACAAAGGGATTGATCCAGTGGTTTCTCACTAAATCAGAGCTTCATTACT ATATTGATGCATGGGCAAAACCTCCAAGTAGATTATTTGTTGGAAACATAGCTTGGTTGGGAGCATATGATGAATGTAAACAAATTAGCGGCTCTCACTATTGCTTAGCTAATACTCGTGTGCTAAATATT CCAAAAATTCACGGTTATTTTGGAACATGTACACCAAAAATATGTTCAGCAAACGATGTTCATCGTTTATTACAATATATTCAACCAT TTTTTGTTGGTGTTATTGACTTTGGAGGAAGAAACGGCTCTGTGCCACTACCAATTAATTGTGATGATGACAGCAGCACTCTACCAGCTTCAACAATCGTGTTCAT TACACTAACCTGCTTTCTTGCTGGTTTGTGTTTTCTGGGCACCTTCATGGAGATACTTCAGGACTGCTTTACACCAGACCAACTAGTGCCTAGTCCTATACTTGTCAATGTTCCAGACGGTGAAAAAGAGGATGATAGCTCCATTCAGTACCAACGATTTGATTCCCACATTGAGCGAACAAGAG GCAACGCTGTGACGAACTTTCTTATCAGTTTTTCtgttataaaaaacacaaaaagcaTTCTCTCAACTCATGTACCAACTGGTGTTGTTGGCTCATTAAATGGTATACGTGCACTAAGCATGACTTGGGTCATCTTGGGACACATTTATTATTTTGGAGCCCTATCGAGTGTAG ataATATTACCATTGCTGAAAAAATTAGCCAGCGATTCTCCTTTCAAGCAATTGCAAATGCTTACGTATCTGTCGACAGTTTCTTTTTGCTCAG tgGTATATTGGTGTCTTACATCACTTTGAAAAAGATGGACAACTGCAGTGGCAGACTCGGACTTCCAATGTTTTATATACACAGATTTGTCAG gctGACGCCAAGCTACATGTTTGCCATATTCCTTTACAGTAGTTTTTACCCACATATAGTGAGCGGTCCATTAGGGATAATTGTAAAACATACCGAAGAACCAAACTGCAAGAAGTACTGGTGGACAAAtttactttatataaataatatcTATCCATCACATATGATGACTGAG TGTCTTGGATGGTCTTGGTATCTGGCAAATGATATGCAATTTTATGTTATTAGTCCGATATTTCTTTACGTTATGTATCG TTTCAAATTCCGTGGAGCACTGTTATCAACTGGAATCGGTATTTTGTTGTGCGTTGTTATAAACGGAGCTGTGATTGGCTCAAAGAATCTTCCCGCTTTAATCTCCGAATCGTTTTCACCCAAAGCTAGCCCAGAACAAAA AAGTAAGACGGTAACATTTGCTGACGATGTTTACATCAAACCTCACACGCGAATTGCGCCCTATTTGGTTGGACTTTTACTTGGCTTTATTCTGTCGAGAAAAATCTACATCACTAGAAAACCACATGTT AGCATTGCGATGTTCGGTTGGACAATTGCGTTTGGTATTGGAATGTCAGTCGTATATGGACCATATACTGTTTTTAAAACGGACGGTGATTCCTTTAACCGAACAGAGAACATATTTTATGGTACTTTTTCACGTTTGGCGTGGGCGTTGGCTTTAGGCTGGGTGATTTACGCGTGTCATAATAAAATGGGAG GTATCATAAATCGTTTTCTTTCATGGAAAGCATGGATTCCTTTAGCACGATTAACTTACGGAGCATATCTTCTTCATCCAATTATTTTGTTATTCTACTATAATTCACAGGAGAATCCATTTCACTTCCAAGATACCACTACG ataTTCCTCTACATTTCGGTAGTGGTGATGTCGTATTTGTGTTCTTTTATAATGGCGCTACTCATTGACACACCAGTATATAATGTAGAAAGAAGTTTGACGAAATATTTTGCAAAGAGGAACGAGAATGTGATATGA